In Festucalex cinctus isolate MCC-2025b chromosome 1, RoL_Fcin_1.0, whole genome shotgun sequence, the sequence TTTACTTAGAAACAAAGCTTGCATGTTAAATACATTGATGCGGATGCTTTAtctataaaaaatacaacttcataAGCAGCCTACTTAATAATAGCTACAAATACACTAATATTTGCGACTTTTCTcccattttcaaaaacaaaaaatacaactgtTTTATTCATTACTGTATATTTGACTTGATTCATGCAATATGAtcgtttttagtttttgttttcttgttcaaagttagtttttattttcaaaaatataactctttttttttttttttttggctttacaCCTTAGTTTTAAATCTCAAtgcacattttctccacaataaTGATCTTGTTCAACATTGCAACTTTTTGTTCTCAAAACAccaaaggtgattttttttttctcagaattttGCATTTGTTCCCTTCAAAACTGTATTTGAATTTGGTTATATTGTCACTTTTCCCTCATATTATGACTTTTTCAGGGAAAAATCACTTTTCATGTTGCAAAAGTATCCTTTTGGCCAAACTTGCATGTTTCATGCTGGGTTGTTCATACCATCTGCATTAACAGAAAGGGGTGGGGTGCTTTATGTTCATGTCTGTTTATCGCTTCATTTTGCCTCCATTTTTCTGGACTATTGTCGCCCCCTATTGGTGACTGTGATACTGCAGCCTGTGTCATTCCACTCAGACTGTCGAGTCTGCGTGTATGTACGTGTGAGGACACGCGACTTTTATTCTCATTCATTTTCGCCTCAGTTGAGACAACATTTAAATATGATGTCAGCATTTGCACAGGATTCCAAAATGTTGGAGTAAATTGGATTTTTATGGAGCGTTTTGGGGaagacaaaacaataataataataataataataataataataataatgttttaaaagGTGTCTGGTCTCCCAAATAATAACTTTTGTCGTTTTATATTAAATTTGAGTGCAAAAGAAGCCTTTTGGAGAGTTTCTCCTGCTACAAGATCTCGGTAGTCAGAGTTCCGTCCCGCCTACCAGCCCCCCCTTCTCCAATCACTTCCTGGCCCAAGCTTCGAATAAATTCTGCGCTCCTCACAACTTCCAAGAGTCGCTCCTGAGTCACGTTTCCCAAAGTTGAGGAGTAGAAATCACTCTTTGCCCTCCTTGCAAACTCAAAAAGGAccaacactttttcttttttcatatgCTTTTTGGAACTTTTGACTTTGGTGTCATTCCAAGCAGGAGGAGAGCGCGCGCCCTCGCAGGCAGGCTGTCACTGCAGTCTTTTGGGGCCCGGTGTGTGCGGATTCGCACGTTTTCTTACTTTTCTGTGCCCCTTGCCACTTGTTTCGCATGAATCTCCTCGACCCTTACCTGAAAATGAGCGAAGAACAGGACAAGTGTCTCTCCGACGCGCCCAGTCCCAGCATGTCCGAGGACTCTGCAGGCTCGCCGTGCCCGTCGGGCTCCGGCTCGGACGCGGAGAACACCCGGCCGTCCGACATGCACCTCCTGCACGGCGCCGACTACAAGAAGGAGGGCGATGAGGAGAAGTTTCCCGTGTGCATTCGCGATGCTGTGTCCCAAGTGCTCAAGGGCTACGACTGGACGCTGGTGCCCATGCCGGTGCGCGTCAACGGCTCGAGTAAGAACAAGCCGCACGTCAAGAGACCCATGAACGCCTTCATGGTTTGGGCGCAGGCAGCACGTCGGAAGCTGGCGGACCAATATCCGCACCTGCACAACGCGGAGCTCAGCAAAACTCTGGGGAAACTTTGGAGGTACGTTCAGACGCTCTcgctttttttcttgtttttttttttttttacgcaacaAATACGCCCAACATGCATGCTcgaaaatttgtttttgaaatttcaGCACATGCCTTCTCCACTATTATCCCAGTGCGTCAAAGTGCATGCTTTCTCCCCCAGGCTGCTCAACGAGGCCGAGAAGCGGCCGTTCGTGGAGGAGGCCGAGCGCCTCAGGGTGCAGCACAAGAAGGACCACCCGGACTACAAGTACCAGCCCAGGCGGAGGAAATCTGTGAAGAACGGCCAGAGCGAGTCCGAGGACGGCGAGCAGACGCACATCTCCCCCAATGCCATCTTCAAGGCTCTGCAGCAGGCCGACTCGCCCGCCTCCAGCATGGGCGAGATGCATTCCCCAGGAGAGCATTCAGGTACGTGACAAACACATTCACATTAGAAGCTCCAGGCTTTTAGGCGTGCGTTTGAcataacattcttttttttttttatgcatataTCAACAAAGGACATCAGTGTAGCAGACtcatattttttatgaaaacaaacaaacaaaaaagctctCTTCTAATAGAATTTATGACACATTGTCATTTTAATAAGCACAAAACTTCAAAGCTGATGTAAAAGTTTACtctgcatcaaaaaaaaaaaaaaaaaaaaaaagcccaacgcAGCTAATGAAGGAACATGGAGATATGCAGGACACACAAGTTCATTTATAAACATTATTGTTGAATtatgaccccccaaaaaagtagcAAGCTCTATGCGTCACTATAATCACACTTGTGGCTCATAAAAACCTGACCTGCTAAACAGCAGGGACATTCGGAAGGAACAAAATAACAGACACACCAATGAAATGCTTCCAATTAACAGAGTTGATTCATTTTGAAGTTAAATTTCGATTTTAGTTCCCATCCAAATAGATTAAGGCAAAACCACCACTGTGTGTTGCAGACGCCGTATAAAGATTTTGCTAGATGTAGCATATTGATCGGAATTGCTTTGATCATTTTTCTTGATCACATTTTTtaaggtaaaagaaaaaaaacaacacaattgatTGATGCACATTAATGTCAGACTTGCTTCAGATTTTATGCTTTCGGATCACTGATGAAAATTAATCACAAGAGCCCCAATTGGTAAAGAAGTAattgacgacaaaaaaaaaaaaaaaagcctgtatTGACAATGAAAACAGTGAgtctactcaattcaactcaactcaagtttatttataccaCAACTATAATCACAAAACTACCACATCAAACTCAATTTACATTACCCTTGAGAATAAATGGCTTGCAGATGATTTGACTTCACTTTTATACGCAAAGAGATGCACTTAAGACTGTCTGTAACTTCTGCTAAACACGCAGACGAAACTTAGCTCCTCCCCGACATGAAAATATTTAGCTTTTAGTTTTGGGTAAGATGTGTTGCATCATCATACTTCCTTGGCACCAATTACTACTACTTTCATATTAGCCAGACAGTGCACAAAAACACGAGTTTATCAGATTCCACAGAATCAAATATGTGGGAAATATTGGCCAATTTGGAAATTGTGAAGACTCACAAAGTGCTTGACATGAGTGTTTCCCAAACTTTAGTGAGCCAAGGCACCAAATTTTACATTGAGAAAATCTCACGGGAGAccatcaaacaaaaatgttaattagGTTTGATGAGTTGTACTTTCTGCAATCTAGTTTAATAACATTTCATAGTTCTGCTTGTCACTATATGTCACAGAGCGAGATGAACGTCGATATAGTACTCATAGTTAAGATCAGATCAGTTTCGTGCAACTGCAACAAGCCAGTTGAACTCTCGTAGCAGAGTGGTTAGGAATCACTGTTTTACATGATTAAAATACAGACTTGCAAACATATACAGTTAATAGTTCCGAGTGTGAATTGGTGGCGTAGGTTTACATGCTGCTGCCTTTCATGCAGATGGTCCAAGTCTGGCTCCGAGGAcagatttaataaaaaaaaataaaaaataaataaataaaagggacaAGCCAGAAGTCAAAGAACAACAGGAAGTCCAGGACTTTCTCATATCATAAGCTAAGCATCCTTTCCCCCCCACCAGGTCAGTCCCAGGGCCCGCCCACGCCGCCAACCACCCCCAAGACAGACCTTCCCTCCGGCAAGTCTGACTTGAAGCGCGAGGGCCGCCCGATTCAGGAGGGTCCGAGCCGCCAGCTGAACATTGACTTCGGCGCCGTCGACATCGGCGAGCTGAGCAGCGACGTCATCTCCAACATGGGCAGCTTCGACGTGGACGAGTTCGACCAGTACCTGCCGCCCCACAGCCAGGCCGCCCAAGGGGGCTACGTCGGGGGTTACGGCGCGACCTCCCAGGGGAGCAACGTGGGGGCCTGGATGTCCAAGCAGCACCCACTGACCACCCTGGGGGGCTCGGCGGCAGGGGAGCAGGCTCAGCAGCGAGCCACTCAGATCAAGACGGAGCAACTGAGCCCGAGTCACTACAGcgaccagcagcagcagcagcagggcgGCTCCCCCCAACACGTGGCCTACGGCTCCTTCAGTCTGCAGCACTATAGCGCCTCCTCGTACCCGCCCGTCACCAGGGCCCATTATGACTATTCCGAGCACCAGGGGGGCGCCTACTACACTCACTCGCCCGCCTCGGGCCAAGCCTCAGGCCTCTATTCTACGTTCAGCTACGTCAGCCCCAGCCAGAGGCCGATGTACACCCCGATCGCCGACACCGCCGGGGTCCCCTCCGTGCCGCCCACCCACAGCCCGCAGCACTGGGAGCAGCAGCCCATTTACACCCAGCTGTCCCGGCCGTGAGGACTGCCCCCCCACCATCGTCTAAAAACACCACATTGactcttttattagtttttgtctAGTTTATCTCTCTGATGGTGTCGTGGTGCATGCACCTGACTTTGATGCAGGCAGCGTGAGTTCAGGTCCCACTCAGTGGCGGTGCAAATGGGTTGTCTGTCTTTATATGTTCcccgcaaccagtccagggtgtggtcTGCCTGGAAAGGCTCAAGTTCCCCACAAGGCTGACCAAGGATAAGCAGTATagaagatggataaaaatggatgtATCTTTCTGGATTGGCTCCCGACAGTGCCTTTTTATAACGCTTGGAATGGTGATTATATTTTTCTAGATATAATACAAGAATAAATCCTCCGTGAGGACATAgtgctttgaaatattttagtaTGTACTGTGTATGTGTTCTGCTCTTCAGCTAATCCGTGCCATCCGTTGGAAATGTCTTAATCTTAAAGGAGCGGGAATGCCGagtaaaatggaagaaaaaaaaaaaaagcaccctcAGTGGCCTtgctttcagtttttttttcttttcaggatAGTGTGATGACTGAGTTTTTTtcctactgtatatatttttattccaGTGGAGGACTGAGTGGTGCAGGCTAGGTCAGAGGtatggggagggggagggggaaatATGATGTTTATTTATATTCTGAGCATTTGAGCTTTTTGTAATGGCTCCTTTGAGCTTTTTAGAATTTTATGACATGCCGCATTATGACAGGCCATAGTTTGAGGGGCCATAGGTTGCGCTAAAACCCCGTGCTTTTTCGGGGGGCCTTACTGCAACCCTAGCTTCCGTCTGCCTTGATACCATTGGTGCCTGCGGAGCCACAGGCGGGAGGCTCCGTCCACTGGTATTCCCACTTCCTGCTCTCAGCAGCCAGCAGGTCTGAGCCCCGGCACGCGCTTCTGTCCTCCCGACAACGCCTTCTCTAACTTCTCTTAATTTATTCTTTAGCATTAATTTTATTggaaaattaactttttgtttgtCGCAATTATCTTTGGAGTTCAGAGGCTCGTCGAGCAGAGTAGATtgctgtcattttgttttgtggtaCAGATGTGTTTATTTATCGTTTGTAAATGTTATCATTTGATTATCCGTGTGTGTACAGAAGATTCGAGTCAAACTGGAACTTTTCTCTTTGTTTTCTTGCTGTCTCGTTCAAGGctattttgtgcaaaaaaaaaaaaaagtgttgctggAATGGGCACAATACTTTTTGTCTTTTATGAGATTTGTGTTCCTTATTTTATCTTCTGTATCATTAGTCCTGATTTGTGTCATCTCTTACCGCAGTCTCCTTTTAGGTAAACACGGCgtcttaaaaaatgtttgtttttgtttttgtatattgtttgcaataaaaacaaaacactgtaaACTGCCATTGCCTGCTTTTCCTTTTTGTGATTTCTACTGAGGTAGAAGCTTCTTTAGTAAACAAAGTtgcttcaaattattatttttttgtaagaattgtTTAATAAATAATCACCATAAAGACACAAGTTACATATTCAATATTATTTAGTCTATTACTTGCCTATATGTTTGGAGCAAAATATtactatttaattaattaaaatatacattataaaatgtattaatggaatgtgtaatttattcattatttattactgTTTTCACGTTTTCCATTTATGGAGAAATGTAGGCTATAGCTATTATCTACAGTACACACCTAATCTATCTTTAACCTAAAATTAGCAAGCTAATGATAAAGCAGACGTTATAAGCTAACCACCTgaacatagatagatagattgatagatagacagataatTCACTGATTTCTACTGAGATCTCCCAGAAGGTTCCTTTCGTAAACAAAGTTgcttcacattattattatttttttggtaagaATTATTTAATACGTCAAGTCATCaccataaagacacaaattacatatttaatattatttagcCTGCTAATTGTCAATATGTTTGGAgcaaaatattacaatttaaTTGATTAAAATATCAATTCTAAATTATGTAATGTTTTAATGGCACgtgtattcattatttattactgttttcactttttcaatttgtggagaaatgtATAGCTATTAGCCACAATAGACACCTAATCTATCTTTAACCTAAAATTAGCAAGCTAATGATAAAGCAGACGTTATAAGCTAACCACCTgaacatagatagatagataattcaCTGATTTCTACTGAGATCTCCCAGAAGGTTCCTTTCGTAAACAAAGTTgcttcacattattattattttttttgggtaagAATTGTTTAATACGTCAAGTCATCaccataaagacacaaattacatatttaatattatttagcCTGCTAATTGTCAATATGTTTGGAgcaaaatattacaatttaaTTGATTAAAATATCCATTCTAAATTATGTAATGTTTTAATGGCACgtgtattcattatttattactgttttcactttttcaatttgtggagaaatgtATAGCTATTAGCCACAATAGACACCTAATCTATCTTTAATGCAGCATTAGCTAGTTGATGATAGAAACTAGCTAACAAGGTActgaatagatagataga encodes:
- the sox9a gene encoding transcription factor SOX-9a produces the protein MNLLDPYLKMSEEQDKCLSDAPSPSMSEDSAGSPCPSGSGSDAENTRPSDMHLLHGADYKKEGDEEKFPVCIRDAVSQVLKGYDWTLVPMPVRVNGSSKNKPHVKRPMNAFMVWAQAARRKLADQYPHLHNAELSKTLGKLWRLLNEAEKRPFVEEAERLRVQHKKDHPDYKYQPRRRKSVKNGQSESEDGEQTHISPNAIFKALQQADSPASSMGEMHSPGEHSGQSQGPPTPPTTPKTDLPSGKSDLKREGRPIQEGPSRQLNIDFGAVDIGELSSDVISNMGSFDVDEFDQYLPPHSQAAQGGYVGGYGATSQGSNVGAWMSKQHPLTTLGGSAAGEQAQQRATQIKTEQLSPSHYSDQQQQQQGGSPQHVAYGSFSLQHYSASSYPPVTRAHYDYSEHQGGAYYTHSPASGQASGLYSTFSYVSPSQRPMYTPIADTAGVPSVPPTHSPQHWEQQPIYTQLSRP